A DNA window from Patagioenas fasciata isolate bPatFas1 chromosome 1, bPatFas1.hap1, whole genome shotgun sequence contains the following coding sequences:
- the SESN3 gene encoding sestrin-3 isoform X1, whose amino-acid sequence MNRLGSGTVGSATAASAAGQYRVCGNCRKVPRQEKRVQVSPPLTRGPSAFIPENEVIQANGLDERTNLLVEEYSTSGRLDNITQVMSIHTQYLESFLRSQFYMLRMDGPLPLPYRHYIAIMAAARHQCSYLINMHVDEFLKTGGIAEWLNGLEYIPQRLKNLNEINKLLAHRPWLITKEHIQKLVKTGENNWSLPELVHAVVLLAHYHALASFVFGSGINPERDPDTSNGVRLIAVNNFCVCDLANDNNIENASLTSSNFGNVMVFLQIAESLSELEALMERMKRLQEDKEDEEASQEEMATRFEKEKKESLLVINGAFDDEIVSTDVSRYIEDPGFGYKDFARRGEDHLPTFRAQDYTWENHGFSLVNRLYSDIGHLLDEKFRMVYNLTYNTMATHEDVDTTTLRRALFNYVHCMYGIRYDDYDYGEVNQLLERSLKVYIKTVTCYPERTTKRMYDSYWRQFKHSEKVHVNLLLMEARMQAELLYALRAITRHLT is encoded by the exons gaaaaaagAGTACAAGTCTCTCCACCGTTGACAAGAGGACCAAGTGCCTTTATACCAGAGAATGAA GTTATACAGGCGAATGGTTTGGATGAACGTACTAATCTTCTTGTGGAAGAATACTCCACGTCTGGTCGCCTGGACAACATCACGCAGGTCATGAGTATCCATACGCAGTACCTGGAGTCTTTCCTCCGCAGCCAGTTCTATATGTTGCGCATGGACGGGCCCCTTCCTTTGCCCTATAGGCACTACATTGCTATAATG GCTGCGGCCAGACATCAGTGTTCCTACCTAATAAACATGCACGTTGATGAGTTTTTGAAGACCGGCGGGATTGCAGAGTGGCTGAACGGTTTAGAATACATTCCCCAAAGACTGAAAAACCTGAACGAAATAAACAAACTCCTTGCACACCGGCCCTGGCTGATCACAAAAGAGCACATTCAG aaacttGTCAAGACTGGGGAAAATAATTGGTCTCTTCCTGAGCTGGTGCATGCTGTTGTTCTGTTGGCACATTATCACGCCTTGGCGAGTTTTGTATTTGGTAGCGGCATTAATCCCGAGAGAGATCCGGACACGTCTAACGGAGTGAGACTCATCGCGGTCAACAACTTCTGCGTCTGTGATCTTGCCAACGACAACAACATAGAAAACGCGTCCCTGACAAGTAGCAACTTTGGG AATGTCATGGTGTTTTTGCAGATTGCAGAGTCTTTAAGTGAGCTGGAGGCCTTAATGGAAAGGATGAAGAGGCTACAAGAAGATAAAGAGGACGAAGAAGCGTCTCAGGAAGAAATGGCAACTCGCTttgaaaaggagaagaaggagagtcTGCTAGTAATTAATGGAG caTTTGATGATGAAATAGTTTCTACAGATGTCTCCCGCTATATTGAAGATCCTGGGTTTGGGTACAAAGACTTTGCAAGGCGAGGAGAAGACCATCTGCCAACATTCAGAGCTCAG GACTATACTTGGGAAAATCATGGCTTTTCCCTTGTAAACAGGCTTTATTCTGATATTGGGCATCTCCTTGATGAGAAGTTTCGGATGGTATATAATCTCACATATAACACTATGGCAACACATGAAGATGTTGATACAACTACTCTAAGAAGAGCTTTATTTAACTATGTCCACTGTATGTATGGAATCAG GTATGATGACTATGATTATGGAGAAGTTAATCAGTTACTTGAACGCAGCCTGAAGGTTTACATAAAGACAGTGACCTGCTACCCAGAGAGAACGACCAAGCGCATGTACGATAGTTACTGGCGTCAGTTCAAGCACTCGGAGAAG GTTCACGTCAATCTACTTCTAATGGAAGCTCGTATGCAAGCCGAACTTCTGTACGCCCTTCGTGCCATAACTCGTCACTTAACCTGA
- the SESN3 gene encoding sestrin-3 isoform X2 has translation MNRLGSGTVGSATAASAAGQYRVCGNCRKVPRQEKRVQVSPPLTRGPSAFIPENEVIQANGLDERTNLLVEEYSTSGRLDNITQVMSIHTQYLESFLRSQFYMLRMDGPLPLPYRHYIAIMAAARHQCSYLINMHVDEFLKTGGIAEWLNGLEYIPQRLKNLNEINKLLAHRPWLITKEHIQKLVKTGENNWSLPELVHAVVLLAHYHALASFVFGSGINPERDPDTSNGVRLIAVNNFCVCDLANDNNIENASLTSSNFGIAESLSELEALMERMKRLQEDKEDEEASQEEMATRFEKEKKESLLVINGAFDDEIVSTDVSRYIEDPGFGYKDFARRGEDHLPTFRAQDYTWENHGFSLVNRLYSDIGHLLDEKFRMVYNLTYNTMATHEDVDTTTLRRALFNYVHCMYGIRYDDYDYGEVNQLLERSLKVYIKTVTCYPERTTKRMYDSYWRQFKHSEKVHVNLLLMEARMQAELLYALRAITRHLT, from the exons gaaaaaagAGTACAAGTCTCTCCACCGTTGACAAGAGGACCAAGTGCCTTTATACCAGAGAATGAA GTTATACAGGCGAATGGTTTGGATGAACGTACTAATCTTCTTGTGGAAGAATACTCCACGTCTGGTCGCCTGGACAACATCACGCAGGTCATGAGTATCCATACGCAGTACCTGGAGTCTTTCCTCCGCAGCCAGTTCTATATGTTGCGCATGGACGGGCCCCTTCCTTTGCCCTATAGGCACTACATTGCTATAATG GCTGCGGCCAGACATCAGTGTTCCTACCTAATAAACATGCACGTTGATGAGTTTTTGAAGACCGGCGGGATTGCAGAGTGGCTGAACGGTTTAGAATACATTCCCCAAAGACTGAAAAACCTGAACGAAATAAACAAACTCCTTGCACACCGGCCCTGGCTGATCACAAAAGAGCACATTCAG aaacttGTCAAGACTGGGGAAAATAATTGGTCTCTTCCTGAGCTGGTGCATGCTGTTGTTCTGTTGGCACATTATCACGCCTTGGCGAGTTTTGTATTTGGTAGCGGCATTAATCCCGAGAGAGATCCGGACACGTCTAACGGAGTGAGACTCATCGCGGTCAACAACTTCTGCGTCTGTGATCTTGCCAACGACAACAACATAGAAAACGCGTCCCTGACAAGTAGCAACTTTGGG ATTGCAGAGTCTTTAAGTGAGCTGGAGGCCTTAATGGAAAGGATGAAGAGGCTACAAGAAGATAAAGAGGACGAAGAAGCGTCTCAGGAAGAAATGGCAACTCGCTttgaaaaggagaagaaggagagtcTGCTAGTAATTAATGGAG caTTTGATGATGAAATAGTTTCTACAGATGTCTCCCGCTATATTGAAGATCCTGGGTTTGGGTACAAAGACTTTGCAAGGCGAGGAGAAGACCATCTGCCAACATTCAGAGCTCAG GACTATACTTGGGAAAATCATGGCTTTTCCCTTGTAAACAGGCTTTATTCTGATATTGGGCATCTCCTTGATGAGAAGTTTCGGATGGTATATAATCTCACATATAACACTATGGCAACACATGAAGATGTTGATACAACTACTCTAAGAAGAGCTTTATTTAACTATGTCCACTGTATGTATGGAATCAG GTATGATGACTATGATTATGGAGAAGTTAATCAGTTACTTGAACGCAGCCTGAAGGTTTACATAAAGACAGTGACCTGCTACCCAGAGAGAACGACCAAGCGCATGTACGATAGTTACTGGCGTCAGTTCAAGCACTCGGAGAAG GTTCACGTCAATCTACTTCTAATGGAAGCTCGTATGCAAGCCGAACTTCTGTACGCCCTTCGTGCCATAACTCGTCACTTAACCTGA
- the SESN3 gene encoding sestrin-3 isoform X3 — translation MSIHTQYLESFLRSQFYMLRMDGPLPLPYRHYIAIMAAARHQCSYLINMHVDEFLKTGGIAEWLNGLEYIPQRLKNLNEINKLLAHRPWLITKEHIQKLVKTGENNWSLPELVHAVVLLAHYHALASFVFGSGINPERDPDTSNGVRLIAVNNFCVCDLANDNNIENASLTSSNFGNVMVFLQIAESLSELEALMERMKRLQEDKEDEEASQEEMATRFEKEKKESLLVINGAFDDEIVSTDVSRYIEDPGFGYKDFARRGEDHLPTFRAQDYTWENHGFSLVNRLYSDIGHLLDEKFRMVYNLTYNTMATHEDVDTTTLRRALFNYVHCMYGIRYDDYDYGEVNQLLERSLKVYIKTVTCYPERTTKRMYDSYWRQFKHSEKVHVNLLLMEARMQAELLYALRAITRHLT, via the exons ATGAGTATCCATACGCAGTACCTGGAGTCTTTCCTCCGCAGCCAGTTCTATATGTTGCGCATGGACGGGCCCCTTCCTTTGCCCTATAGGCACTACATTGCTATAATG GCTGCGGCCAGACATCAGTGTTCCTACCTAATAAACATGCACGTTGATGAGTTTTTGAAGACCGGCGGGATTGCAGAGTGGCTGAACGGTTTAGAATACATTCCCCAAAGACTGAAAAACCTGAACGAAATAAACAAACTCCTTGCACACCGGCCCTGGCTGATCACAAAAGAGCACATTCAG aaacttGTCAAGACTGGGGAAAATAATTGGTCTCTTCCTGAGCTGGTGCATGCTGTTGTTCTGTTGGCACATTATCACGCCTTGGCGAGTTTTGTATTTGGTAGCGGCATTAATCCCGAGAGAGATCCGGACACGTCTAACGGAGTGAGACTCATCGCGGTCAACAACTTCTGCGTCTGTGATCTTGCCAACGACAACAACATAGAAAACGCGTCCCTGACAAGTAGCAACTTTGGG AATGTCATGGTGTTTTTGCAGATTGCAGAGTCTTTAAGTGAGCTGGAGGCCTTAATGGAAAGGATGAAGAGGCTACAAGAAGATAAAGAGGACGAAGAAGCGTCTCAGGAAGAAATGGCAACTCGCTttgaaaaggagaagaaggagagtcTGCTAGTAATTAATGGAG caTTTGATGATGAAATAGTTTCTACAGATGTCTCCCGCTATATTGAAGATCCTGGGTTTGGGTACAAAGACTTTGCAAGGCGAGGAGAAGACCATCTGCCAACATTCAGAGCTCAG GACTATACTTGGGAAAATCATGGCTTTTCCCTTGTAAACAGGCTTTATTCTGATATTGGGCATCTCCTTGATGAGAAGTTTCGGATGGTATATAATCTCACATATAACACTATGGCAACACATGAAGATGTTGATACAACTACTCTAAGAAGAGCTTTATTTAACTATGTCCACTGTATGTATGGAATCAG GTATGATGACTATGATTATGGAGAAGTTAATCAGTTACTTGAACGCAGCCTGAAGGTTTACATAAAGACAGTGACCTGCTACCCAGAGAGAACGACCAAGCGCATGTACGATAGTTACTGGCGTCAGTTCAAGCACTCGGAGAAG GTTCACGTCAATCTACTTCTAATGGAAGCTCGTATGCAAGCCGAACTTCTGTACGCCCTTCGTGCCATAACTCGTCACTTAACCTGA